The following are from one region of the Arachis duranensis cultivar V14167 chromosome 10, aradu.V14167.gnm2.J7QH, whole genome shotgun sequence genome:
- the LOC107468538 gene encoding probable disease resistance protein At4g27220, whose protein sequence is MAINIVGAITGVMSCLCTQNCLQESLGHHIRHLRRPKRNLNKLKSLLEELDARKVDMCAKLNQMWLQKGMNPKKEVELWLKNVDEIANEVNKIIREVEQESGSTSVLSPFYYSSRIKRGELIEKKMEEVRELLEKGRFADDSLAETSPQKGQTLPTTKLMEHETTMKNLTKILNFILDDRVRIIGVHGMGGVGKTTIMAEINNRLLRENRLFDSVIWVSSSKDMKTEELQKVIAGKFDIDLSGFQDETSRAATLFEAFQRRKKFALILDDLWEPFSLERVGIPIPTVENGCKLLITTRRVSVCRGMETDRDVKVKALTENEAWDLFRDKVGDEALASPDIKLIAKDVAKECMGLPLGIVTVGRALRNATDISEWQISLMGLKASALNIEQMEESVFSRLKFSLTKLKDDTSRSCFLYCALYPEGNHVDANELIEYWMWEGLLGAVDSISASKQKGKIILNELKYACLLENAADNEMECVKMHDLIRDMALTIMKTDPRWRCIVKAGNKLKKPPQIDEWTEDALRVSLMKNDLNNIFLGNPPSCPAVTSLLLQYNSFSQNIPYDFFDFMQSLKVLDLSYTGIHVLPGSVSNLENLCALLLSNCWNLKLIPSVAKLTKLMVLDLSGCRNIKQLPHGTEQLCNLRRLNISNTMINILPSGFLSALTLLEELLASNALVFQKTLPLSVSEISIGEIISSSRLSSLEVDFWHCDLYNLYACSGHCAQLEKFKFNVGPGEIQEFSEKWSVAFLSISIAKEEISIPANTIELKFIDCYDITELTTCLLHVEKLKKCTVVCCYSVERIVDTEQIDLSMLETLVLRYLINLQMICREVMTSSAFMRLKIINVEFCPNLKSLFSGNLLLQLSNLEEIRVGHCNKMEDLMRWEGGGRNSNDIHAAKIHLPRLRKLRLEFMPNLKGIYDGFMSYGSPCSFEVVSCDALKRLPFDLDELVGLNQQLLSPHALEIKGAKCWWDSLEWDEPDAKQIMQTYFIEMPRVSDNVGSSSQVGAIVPNR, encoded by the coding sequence atggcTATTAACATCGTTGGTGCGATCACGGGCGTTATGAGCTGCCTCTGTACACAGAACTGTCTTCAAGAATCACTTGGTCATCATATTAGACACCTTAGAAGACCCAAAAGGAATTTGAACAAGCTCAAGTCATTGTTGGAGGAGCTAGATGCCCGGAAAGTTGACATGTGTGCCAAGCTAAATCAAATGTGGCTTCAAAAAGGGATGAATCCAAAGAAAGAAGTGGAATTGTGGCTGAAAAATGTTGATGAGATTGCAAATGAAGTAAATAAGATCATAAGGGAAGTTGAACAAGAAAGTGGAAGCACAAGTGTTCTCTCTCCATTTTATTATAGTTCAAGAATAAAGAGAGGAGAACTTATTGAGAAAAAAATGGAGGAGGTGAGAGAGCTTCTAGAGAAAGGTCGATTTGCAGATGATTCATTGGCTGAAACTTCTCCTCAAAAAGGGCAAACCCTTCCAACAACAAAGCTAATGGAACACGAAACAACAATGAAAAACTTGACCAAGATTTTGAACTTCATATTGGATGATAGAGTGAGAATTATTGGTGTTCATGGGATGGGCGGAGTGGGGAAAACAACTATTATGGCTGAAATTAACAATAGACTATTGAGGGAAAATAGACTATTTGACAGTGTTATTTGGGTTAGTTCCTCAAAGGACATGAAAACTGAGGAGTTACAAAAGGTTATTGCAGGTAAGTTTGATATAGACCTTTCAGGATTTCAGGATGAGACTTCAAGAGCTGCCACACTGTTTGAAGCTTTccaaagaaggaagaagtttGCCTTGATTCTGGATGATCTATGGGAGCCATTCTCTCTTGAAAGAGTTGGAATACCAATACCAACTGTGGAGAACGGTTGCAAACTGCTAATAACTACTCGAAGGGTAAGCGTTTGCCGAGGCATGGAAACAGATAGAGATGTCAAAGTAAAGGCTCTTACAGAAAATGAAGCATGGGATCTCTTCAGGGACAAAGTTGGGGATGAAGCATTGGCCTCTCCGGACATCAAACTGATTGCAAAAGATGTGGCAAAAGAATGCATGGGATTACCTCTTGGTATTGTTACCGTGGGGCGTGCCTTGAGAAATGCAACTGATATTTCAGAATGGCAGATTTCATTGATGGGGTTAAAAGCTTCAGCTCTCAACATAGAACAAATGGAAGAATCTGTTTTTTCTCGTTTGAAATTCAGCTTGACAAAATTGAAGGATGACACAAGTAGGTCCTGTTTTCTATATTGTGCTCTCTATCCTGAAGGTAATCATGTTGATGCAAATGAATTGATTGAGTATTGGATGTGGGAAGGTTTATTAGGTGCTGTGGATAGCATTTCAGCAAGCAAACAGAAGGGGAAAATCATATTGAATGAACTAAAATATGCATGCTTGTTGGAAAATGCTGCAGACAATGAGATGGAATGTGTCAAAATGCATGACTTAATACGAGATATGGCCTTGACAATCATGAAAACAGATCCTCGATGGCGCTGCATTGTCAAAGCTGGCAACAAATTGAAGAAACCTCCCCAAATTGATGAATGGACAGAAGATGCTCTAAGGGTGTCATTGATGAAAAATGATCTGAATAATATCTTTCTTGGCAATCCTCCATCATGTCCAGCTGTTACTTCCCTGTTATTGCAATACAACTCTTTCTCTCAAAATATACCTTATGACTTCTTTGATTTCATGCAAAGCCTAAAGGTTCTTGATCTCTCTTACACTGGGATCCATGTGCTGCCGGGTTCGGTTTCTAACTTAGAGAATctatgtgccttattattgagCAATTGctggaatttgaaattgatcCCTTCTGTGGCAAAACTCACTAAGTTGATGGTTCTCGACCTTTCGGGTTGCCGAAACATAAAGCAACTTCCCCATGGGACAGAACAGCTATGCAACCTGAGAAGGCTAAATATTTCCAATACCATGATTAACATCTTGCCATCTGGTTTTCTCTCAGCATTAACCCTTCTAGAGGAGTTATTAGCATCTAATGCTCTCGTCTTTCAAAAAACATTGCCACTGAGCGTTTCTGAAATCAGCATTGGTGAAATCATATCCTCCTCAAGATTATCATCTcttgaagtggatttctggCACTGTGATCTCTATAATCTGTATGCTTGCTCTGGTCACTGTGCTCAGCTAGAGAAGTTCAAGTTCAATGTTGGACCAGGAGAAATCCAAGAATTTTCGGAGAAATGGAGTGTGGCATTTCTCAGCATATCCATTGCCAAAGAGGAAATTTCAATCCCAGCAAATACTATCGAGTTGAAGTTTATTGACTGCTATGATATCACAGAGTTAACTACTTGCCTTTTGCATGTAGAGAAGCTCAAGAAATGCACAGTAGTTTGCTGTTACAGTGTAGAAAGAATTGTTGACACTGAGCAGATTGATTTATCTATGCTGGAGACTTTGGTGCTGAGATATTTGATCAATTTGCAGATGATATGTAGGGAagtgatgacttcatctgcatTTATGAGATTAAAGATCATAAATGTAGAATTTTGTCCAAATTTGAAGAGCCTATTCTCAGGGAACCTTTTGCTTCAACTGTCAAATCTTGAAGAAATTAGAGTCGGCCACTGCAACAAGATGGAGGATTTGATGAGATGGGAAGGAGGGGGAAGAAACAGTAATGACATTCATGCTGCCAAAATTCACTTGCCTAGATTAAGGAAATTGAGGTTGGAGTTCATGCCAAATTTAAAAGGAATATATGATGGATTCATGAGTTATGGCTCTCCATGCTCTTTTGAAGTAGTTTCTTGTGATGCACTGAAGAGATTACCctttgatcttgatgaattaGTAGGCCTTAACCAGCAACTATTGTCACCGCATGCTTTGGAAATCAAAGGAGCAAAGTGTTGGTGGGATTCACTTGAGTGGGATGAACCTGATGCCAAGCAAATAATGCAGACATATTTCATAGAGATGCCAAGGGTGTCAGATAATGTTGGTAGCAGCAGCCAAGTAGGAGCAATAGTTCCTAATAGATAG
- the LOC107468542 gene encoding uncharacterized protein LOC107468542, protein MDFRNLNPAQITMMGSGFCVMLSMHFTTQLLSQHLFYWKNPKEQKAIIIIILMAPIYAVVSFVGLLDIRGSKEFFTFLESIKECYEALVIAKFLSLMYSYLNISISRNIVPDEIKGREIHHSFPMTLFQPHTVRLNHHTLKLLKYWTWQFVVIRPVCSVLMILLQAVGLYPNWLSWGFTIILNISVSLALYSLVVFYHVFAKELEPHKPLAKFLCIKGIVFFCFWQGMLLDILGGMGVLKPRHLKLDVEHVEEAMQNILVCIEMVIFSVLQQYAYHVHPYSGQVEQMLKQNKKNE, encoded by the exons ATGGATTTCAGAAATTTGAATCCTGCACAGATCACTATGATGGGATCTGGATTCTGTGTTATGCTTTCAATGCATTTCACGACGCAGTTACTGTCACAGCATCTCTTCTATTGGAAGAATCCAAAGGAGCAAAAGgctattatcatcatcatcctcatgGCTCCTATCTATGCTGTTGTCTCCTTTGTGGGACTCTTGGATATTAGGGGAAGCAAggagttcttcactttcttggAGTCCATCAAGGAATGCTATGAAGCTCTTGTCATTGCCAAGTTCCTCTCTTTGATGTACAGTTACTTGAACATATCCATCAGCAGAAACATTGTGCCTGATGAGATCAAAGGCAGGGAAATTCACCACTCTTTTCCCATGACACTTTTCCAG CCTCATACTGTTCGACTGAACCACCATACACTAAAGCTTCTAAAGTACTGGACATGGCAGTTTGTTGTGATCCGACCAGTGTGTTCCGTGCTGATGATTTTGTTACAAGCAGTTGGGCTGTATCCAAATTGGTTGAGCTGGGGATTCACCATCATTCTCAACATTTCTGTTTCCTTGGCCTTGTATTCTCTGGTGGTCTTTTACCATGTGTTTGCAAAAGAATTGGAACCACACAAACCACTAGCAAAGTTCTTATGCATCAAAGGAATTGTTTTCTTCTGCTTTTGGCAG GGAATGTTGCTTGACATCTTAGGAGGAATGGGCGTACTCAAGCCGCGTCATTTGAAGTTAGACGTGGAGCATGTCGAGGAAGCGATGCAGAACATTTTGGTTTGTATAGAAATGGTTATCTTTTCTGTTCTTCAGCAGTATGCTTATCATGTTCATCCATATAGTGGACAGGTTGAGCAAATGCTGAAACAGAACAAGAAGAATGAGTGA